Proteins encoded within one genomic window of Tidjanibacter massiliensis:
- the rsmA gene encoding 16S rRNA (adenine(1518)-N(6)/adenine(1519)-N(6))-dimethyltransferase RsmA — MQEVRAKKALGQHFLTDENIARRIAGALSGGGDVLEVGCGTGMLTQFLLERTDITLYGAEVDGESIGFLHSRFPDFAPRLYDGDFLRMPLREMFPGGVKVIGNFPYNISSQIFFKILENRDLVPESVGMVQKEVAVRLAEPPGSRDYGILSVLLQAWYDIEYLFTVHEHVFNPPPKVKSAVIRLRRNGTRALGCDEALFVRVVKAAFSQRRKMLKNPLKAVFGDFGGAEHPWFTRRAETLSVAEFVELTRWVEVHGTVR; from the coding sequence ATGCAGGAAGTAAGGGCGAAGAAGGCGTTGGGGCAGCATTTCCTGACGGACGAAAACATAGCGCGCAGGATAGCCGGAGCGCTCTCCGGAGGAGGCGATGTACTGGAGGTGGGGTGCGGAACGGGAATGCTGACGCAGTTTCTGCTGGAGCGTACCGATATTACGCTCTACGGCGCCGAAGTGGACGGTGAAAGCATCGGCTTTCTGCACAGCCGGTTTCCTGATTTCGCTCCCCGGCTTTATGACGGGGATTTTCTGCGGATGCCCCTGCGGGAGATGTTTCCCGGCGGGGTGAAGGTCATCGGCAATTTTCCCTATAATATTTCGTCGCAAATATTCTTCAAGATACTCGAAAACCGTGACCTGGTGCCCGAAAGCGTGGGCATGGTACAGAAAGAGGTGGCCGTTCGACTGGCGGAGCCGCCCGGCAGCCGCGATTACGGCATCCTGAGCGTGTTGCTGCAGGCGTGGTATGATATTGAGTACCTTTTCACGGTGCACGAGCATGTTTTCAATCCTCCTCCCAAGGTCAAGAGTGCGGTCATCCGCCTGCGCCGCAACGGAACCCGGGCGCTCGGATGCGATGAGGCGCTGTTCGTCCGGGTAGTGAAGGCGGCCTTCTCGCAGCGGCGCAAGATGCTGAAAAATCCCCTGAAAGCCGTATTCGGCGATTTTGGGGGAGCGGAACATCCGTGGTTTACACGCCGTGCCGAAACGCTTTCCGTCGCGGAATTCGTGGAACTTACCCGCTGGGTGGAAGTACACGGAACCGTCCGTTGA
- a CDS encoding MmcQ/YjbR family DNA-binding protein has product MDILELRTYCLSFPESEETTPFDETTLVYKVAGKMFAMTDMIHADHVALKCDPSLALDLREKYPDIDAAYHMNKRHWNSVRLDGDLPAAFIRKMVRDSYLLVIGGMPRQPRERLTKQFIEAENELNR; this is encoded by the coding sequence ATGGATATTCTCGAACTCCGCACCTACTGCCTCTCCTTTCCGGAAAGCGAAGAGACCACTCCTTTCGACGAAACCACGCTCGTCTACAAGGTTGCCGGCAAGATGTTCGCCATGACGGACATGATTCATGCCGACCACGTGGCGCTCAAATGCGACCCGTCGCTCGCACTCGACCTGCGGGAAAAGTACCCCGACATCGACGCGGCCTACCACATGAACAAGAGACACTGGAACTCCGTCCGGCTCGACGGCGACCTGCCCGCGGCCTTCATCCGGAAGATGGTACGCGACTCCTACCTGCTGGTCATCGGCGGCATGCCCCGCCAGCCAAGAGAACGGCTGACAAAGCAATTCATCGAAGCGGAAAACGAACTGAACCGATAA